AGGTTGGGCGGCGCCTCAATGAAATCTTGGCGGAAGAACGCCGCATTCTTGGGACGCGCTGAATCAGGCAACGAAACTACAATCTGTGTAAAATACGTCGTGGCGCAATTGATGCGACCTTTGCGGTGGGGTGATGTTCTTGCTGGCAGTCATCAGAACCATGCAGCTGCTCGACAGACTTGCTGGCGTTCCGGAGGGCAAGGGCGTGCTTGAGCTTTCTGCCGAACTTCATATTCATAAGGCGGATGTATCACGGATACTTTCCACCCTGGAAGCGGAGGGGTACGTGATCCGCGACCCGCTGTCGGAGCGCTATAAAATTTCGTTCAAATTTGTGGCGATGGCGCTTCGCCATCAGGACCGCACGCAGCTCGAAGACGTCGTTCATCCCGTCCTCGTGAACCTTGTTCAGGAAATCGGAGAGAGTGTTCAGTTCGCGGTTGAGCAGAACCGTCAACTGATTTACGTCGACCGCGTGGATGGCATCAAACCGCTCCGCGTGGCCTCCATGCTGGGCAGAATCGCACCGCTGCACGCCACGGCGGCCGGGAAGGTCTGGATGGCCAGTCTTCCGGACGAAGAGGTGGTTGCGCTCATGCAAACGCACGGGATGCCGGCGGTGACGGAGCATACCATCACAAACATTGACGACTTGCTCAAGGAACTGGCCAAGGTGCGGGAACAGGGTTTTGCCGTGTCTCGTGAGGAGGTCAATCCAACCGTGTTTGGCCTCGCTGCGCCGGTGCGTGACCGCAGGCAGCAGGTCCGGGCTGTGGTCGTCGCAACCCTTCCAATGTATGAAGCGAGTGAGGAGCGTGTCGAATTCGTCCGGGACGGTGTGGTTCGGGCCGCGAATGAGATCGCCGAGCGACTGGTGCTGTTTTGGTGACGAGATCACGTATCGAATGTCAAAATTATGTCACGGTCCTATGAACGTTCTTCGACTCCATCTCAACGAATGAGGCAGATTGCCTGCGCTTCTGTTAAGATAATCTCGTCTAAGATCACCTCATCGACTGGGTATAATATCAGTCTCGTTCGTTGATCCTTGCAAAAGGGGGAGTGGGGAATGTGTATGTAACCCGAACTGAAGCAACAGCCAATCCCCAGTCTTTCATTGAAAAGACGCTGCAAACAATCAAAGTGTACACAGCGGTCACGAAGCCGCGCATCATGATTCTGCTGCTGTTCACAGCGTATTGCGCGATGATTGTTGCACAAAAGGGATTTCCAGACATCTATATCACGATTTTCACACTGGTTGGCTTGGCGTTGTCGTCCGGTGGTTCCGCGGCCATCAACATGTGGTACGATCGCGACATTGACGCCGTCATGCAGCGAACCGCCAAACGCCCGCTTCCGGCAGGCATGGCCGATCCGCGCAAGGTCCTCTGGTTTGGGATTGTCCTGGAGGCGGTGTCGTTCTTCCTGCTGGCCTTTGCGGTGAACTGGTTGACGGCGGTATTCTCGCTCGCGGGATTTGTGTATTACGTGTTTATCTACACGATGTGGTTGAAACGGACAACCCCGCAGAACATCGTGATTGGCGGCGGCGCCGGCGCATTTCCGCCGCTCGTAGGCTGGGCGGCCGTGACCGGCAGCGTCGGTCTCATCGCGATTGTCATGTTCATCGTCGTCTTCCTGTGGACACCACCGCACTTCTGGGCGCTTGCGCTGTATAAGAATGAGGACTATACACGCGCCGGGATCCCGATGATGCCCGTGGTTCGCGGACCGCGGGTGACCAAGCGGCAAAGCGTGATTTACGCGGCATTGTTGCTGCTGGCGTCGATTTCTGTGTACTTTACGCACGATGCTGGGCCCATCTACCTGGTGACGGCAGGACTGCTGGGGATTGCGTTCCTCATTTACAACATCATGAACTATCGCGAGCGTGACGACTCCTTTGTGTGGGCCAAGCGGACCTTCCGTTTTTCGGTGATGTACCTGCCTGCGTTGTTCGTGCTCATGGTATTCAGCATGGGGCACTGACGGAAGGACCAGGGACAAGCGTTGCGAAAAAGTGAATCTGTCAGCGAAGTGACCGCCCGCGTGGGCGGTCACTTGCTTTGACCACGTCTGAAGCAGGGTTGGGGACGTCGACGCCATCCAGCCAAAACCAGGAGTTGACGGAGGTTGTAAAGGCCTGGCCTTGACTGGCGGATGTAAAGTCTCCAGGCGTCGAGATATAGCTCGTTTGCAAAGAATCAGGATGCCACGTGGTCGGTCCGCTCTGGCCATGCACGTAAATGCTGATGGTGAGGTTCTGGCCGTTTTTGATGGGCAATGGGACAGGATCGCTGAACTGCTCGGTGCCAGGTGCAATCGTGATCGACCGTTGACCGTCAAAGGTGACATGGCGGCTGCTCCCCGGAACGATACTGGCACCACCGTTGGAAACGCCCACGGAAACGTCGTTCAATGTCAGGGGACTGGCGCCAAATGTGTTGGAAAATCGAAGCCGGATGGCTTTGCCGTCTGCGCTGGGGTGTACGATGATACGGATGGTTTGGTCATCAAATCCCGTGTTGGAAATGCCGGTCGTCGATGGCGCTTGCGGACTGGTGGCCCATGCAGCCACCCAGTGGTCATCCTGAGGCACTTGAAGGGTCTTCGCGCTGGCAACCATGGGTGTGGTGATCAGCCATGAAACAGCGACCATGCCGCCGATCACCCCCGTGAGCATCCGAGTGTTCTTCCACGTTCCAGACTTCATTGACTGCACTCCTTCGCAGTGGATTCAAAAAAATGAGACACTGCGTGGATTCGCAGTGTCTCTGGCAGCCCAGTCGACAAAACCGATGGGATTAGTGCGTATTTAATCATGTGGCATACAATCCGTCAAGCACATCTTTCTCGAAATTCGCTCGATTTAATTCATAGTTGACAAATTGGAATAATGGATATTAAACTAGCCAAAAATAGATAGTGTTTGCCGATCGGTCCACCGAAGGTTCATTCCTGTCTCCAAGTCCCTTGGCTTGATTGCCAAGGGCGGCAGGGTGGACCTTTTTGTGTTCGGTCCATGGGGGTGGCAGCGGGAACCGCAGTTTGGGCAATTGTGCGCATCGGTGGCGCAGGCAAATCAGTGATGGAGAGAGACGAGGGGGAGCACGCATGAAGCGTCAGATGAAAAAATTAGTCTTTCCGATTGCGGCCGCATTGGTGTTGGCGGCTGGGTGCGGGACACAAGCCGCGACTTCCAATGCAGCCACATCGGACACGGCGGATTCTGTGAAGGTAAAACCTGTACATATTGCGGTGGTCAGTCTGTACGACAACGATGAATGGTCTGCGCAGTTTTTGAGCGGGCTCAAGGCCGCTGCGCAAAACTATCCCGATGTCACGCTGACTGAAACGCAAGCTTCGTATAACCAGGCGGAAATGGTGAGTCAGTTGCAGGCGGTGATCGCCCAGCATCCGGATGTCATCATCGTCAACCATGCGTCACAGCCTTCGGCTCTGGCACCCGCGGTTCAACAGGCCATCAACCAAGGCATTAAGGTGATTAGTGTGGAAGCGGACATCCCCGTCAAGGGGGTCGCGCATGCAAACGAGAACAATCAGCAGCTAGCGACCTTGTCATTGGATGCGCTGGCGAAAGGCATTCATAACAAGGGAAACATCGCCGTCATTTGGGTTGGTGGTTTTACGCCGATGGTGCAGCGGGAGGTGTCGCTCAAAGCATTTGAAAAGGCACATCCAGACATTCACGTCATTGCCACTTACGGAGATGCGAGCAATACCACCATCTCCGACACAATGGCTCGAACAGAAGCGCTGTTGAGGCAGTATCCCAACGCAGGGCAGCTGAGCGCGATTTGGGCTTCTTGGGACCAGTTTGCCATCGGCGCGGTCAAGGCAGAGCAGGCGTTGCAACGCAATGTCCCGATTTACGGCATTGACGTGTCCAACCAGGACCTCGCTTTAATGAAGCAGTCCAATTCACCGTGGAAGGCCACTGCCGCCAACGATGTCTATCAATACGGGGCCGCCATGGTCAACTATGCGGTTCGCGATGCGTACGGGCAGTCCATTCCATCGTCGATTTGGATTCCCGGAGCACTGATCGAACAATCGAACCTGCCTCCGCAAGGTGAAAACATTCACGACTTCTTCCTCTCCATTCTGCCAAGTGAAACCAGCTTAGGCAGTTCACCTTTATTGCAGCAATTGGCGAAAGAAAAGCAGTGAAGTCTTTGTGGAAGTGGGAGTGTCGCCGTTGAATGGATTGGTTGTCAAAGGGTTGAGCAAATCGTTTGATACGGTTCAAGTGTTAAAGGAGATTTCGTTCACCTTGCTGCCCGGAGAGATTCACGCCCTCGTTGGGGCCAACGGTGCCGGAAAGTCGACGTTGATCAGCGTCCTCTCTGGGTTGTTCACGGCGTACGAAGGCACCATCGAGATCGACGGCACCCCCGTCACGCTCCACAATCCGGCCGAGGCTCATTTGGCTGGCATTCGGACACTGCACCAGGAATTTGATGTGAGTTTGTTTCCGAGCCTTTCCACCGCCGAAAATTTACTGCTGCAGACTCGAATTGGCAGGGACACGCCGTGGGTGTTTCCGCCGCGTGGCGTGACCCCGCGTTTACAGCAGCAACTGGCAGCCATTGAAGGCGGGACCATTCCGCTCGATGAGCGGGTTGCCAATTTACGGCCGGCGGATCGTCAAAAACTGGCCATTGCGATCGCGCTGGATGAACGGGCTCGCTTCCTGATTTTTGACGAACCTACGGCTTCCCTCTCTCCGGACCAGGCGGCGCATTTGTTGACCGTTCTTGAGCAGCTGCGTGCGCGAGGGATGGGTATTCTGTACGTTTCGCACCACTTGAATGAAGTGTTTCAAATCGCGAATCGCATATCTGTGCTGCGTGACGGAAGGCTGGTCGACGAATTTCCTGTTTCGGACGAGGACCGCCAATCAGCGCGGCTGCGTGATCGCACCATCCGGGCGATGTTGAACAAGGACGCGATGGACCTCTATCCTGCGCGTCGGAAAAGGCCTGCCGCATCGGCGCCATTGGTCACCATCCGCAACCTGTCAACGCCTGCGGGTGTGAGCAGCGTCAATCTGGAAATTTACCCAGGTGAAGTGGTCGCGCTGACCGGGCTGGTTGGCGCTGGCAAGACGGAGTTGGTGCGCGCTTTGTTTGGGTTAGATGCGGTGACCTCCGGCGAGATTTTGTGGGAAGGCCGGAAAATCGTACGAAACACGCCGCGGGCGATGATTCGCCGCGGTGCAGGTTTTGTCCCAGAAGACAGGCACCATCAGGGGCTGCACTTGAGTCATTCCGTGCTGGAGAATTTGAGCTTGCCGTTTTTGCAGGGGGTCAAGGGCTTCGCCGGCGGGGTCTCCCGGGCGCGGGAAAAAGCATTGGGTGAGACGCTGCGGCAAGCCGTTGGATTGGTCGCCCCCAGCTTAACCATCGAGGCACGGGGACTCAGCGGAGGGAACCAGCAAAAGGTCGTGTTTGCGAAATGGCTGCGCATTGCAACGAAATTGCTGATCTTGGATGAACCCACCAAAGGCGTGGATGTGGGGGCCAGGTCCGGTATCTATCGATTGATTCGCGACATGGCGGAACGAGGGGTGTCTGTCTTGATGGCTACTTCTGAATTGGATGAAGCGATTGGCAATGCGGACCGTATCCTGGTCATGCACCGCGGGCGAATCGTCTACGAAACCAGCGAGGACATCGGGACCGATGCGTTGATGCGCTATGCAACAGGTGGGAAAGGAGGTATGCTCCATGGCTGACGTACCAACCTTGTCTGAGCCCGTGCAGCCTGCCGCAAAGCGAGCTGCCGCCGACCCAAAGTTTCTGCTCGGCAAATACGGCACGGTGGCGATTTTTGTCCTCATCATCTTGGTTTTCAGCATCCTGCGCCCAAAGTTTTTGACCGTTTCTGACTTCGCCGATATTTTGGTGTCGACGTCCATCATGTTCTTCATTTCCTTGGGCGTGATGTCATCCCTGGTGGTGAACGGATTCGACGTCTCGATTGGCTCCATCGCCAGCCTTGCGTCGATGGTCGCGGCTGGGCTGATGGTATTGCACAAGGCGCCGCTTTGGATCGCGATTGTGGTGCCACTGGCAGTGGGTGCCGCCGTTGGATTGGTCAACGCCCTCTTTATTGTCCGCTTCAAAATGCCTGACCTGTTAGTCACCTTGGGCATGATGTTTGCCGTGGACGGCATTCAGCAAACCTACTCGAACGGCGAGAATATTTATCCGCAAATGGCGTTGTCTTCGGGGAAAACGGCGCCGGGCACGTTCTGGCCGGGTTTCAACTACATCGCGAACGGCAAGCTGTTTGGCGTTCCGTTCCCAATTATCCTCACGGTCATCATCGGCGCCGTCATGTTCTACCTATTCGAAAAAACGCGTTGGGGGCGGCAGTTTTACGCCACGGGGGACAATCCGGAAGCTTCCCGAATTGCGGGGATTCCGGTGCACCGTTATCGAGCCTTCGCGTACGTGTTGTCGGGGGTGTTGGCAGCTGTTGGCGGCCTTGTTTTAGCCTCTCTGCTGGGATCCGGTGAAAACGAGGCGGGGGCTCCCTACTTATTGAACGCTGTGACGGCGACGTATATGGGGTTTTCCGTCTGGGGGATGAACCGCGCCAACGTCGTCGGAACGTTCGTGGGCGCACTGTTCCTCTCCGTGCTTCTCACCGGGCTGACCATGTT
Above is a genomic segment from Alicyclobacillus cycloheptanicus containing:
- a CDS encoding IclR family transcriptional regulator, whose protein sequence is MLAVIRTMQLLDRLAGVPEGKGVLELSAELHIHKADVSRILSTLEAEGYVIRDPLSERYKISFKFVAMALRHQDRTQLEDVVHPVLVNLVQEIGESVQFAVEQNRQLIYVDRVDGIKPLRVASMLGRIAPLHATAAGKVWMASLPDEEVVALMQTHGMPAVTEHTITNIDDLLKELAKVREQGFAVSREEVNPTVFGLAAPVRDRRQQVRAVVVATLPMYEASEERVEFVRDGVVRAANEIAERLVLFW
- a CDS encoding heme o synthase, whose amino-acid sequence is MYVTRTEATANPQSFIEKTLQTIKVYTAVTKPRIMILLLFTAYCAMIVAQKGFPDIYITIFTLVGLALSSGGSAAINMWYDRDIDAVMQRTAKRPLPAGMADPRKVLWFGIVLEAVSFFLLAFAVNWLTAVFSLAGFVYYVFIYTMWLKRTTPQNIVIGGGAGAFPPLVGWAAVTGSVGLIAIVMFIVVFLWTPPHFWALALYKNEDYTRAGIPMMPVVRGPRVTKRQSVIYAALLLLASISVYFTHDAGPIYLVTAGLLGIAFLIYNIMNYRERDDSFVWAKRTFRFSVMYLPALFVLMVFSMGH
- a CDS encoding sugar ABC transporter substrate-binding protein, with the protein product MKRQMKKLVFPIAAALVLAAGCGTQAATSNAATSDTADSVKVKPVHIAVVSLYDNDEWSAQFLSGLKAAAQNYPDVTLTETQASYNQAEMVSQLQAVIAQHPDVIIVNHASQPSALAPAVQQAINQGIKVISVEADIPVKGVAHANENNQQLATLSLDALAKGIHNKGNIAVIWVGGFTPMVQREVSLKAFEKAHPDIHVIATYGDASNTTISDTMARTEALLRQYPNAGQLSAIWASWDQFAIGAVKAEQALQRNVPIYGIDVSNQDLALMKQSNSPWKATAANDVYQYGAAMVNYAVRDAYGQSIPSSIWIPGALIEQSNLPPQGENIHDFFLSILPSETSLGSSPLLQQLAKEKQ
- a CDS encoding sugar ABC transporter ATP-binding protein, which codes for MNGLVVKGLSKSFDTVQVLKEISFTLLPGEIHALVGANGAGKSTLISVLSGLFTAYEGTIEIDGTPVTLHNPAEAHLAGIRTLHQEFDVSLFPSLSTAENLLLQTRIGRDTPWVFPPRGVTPRLQQQLAAIEGGTIPLDERVANLRPADRQKLAIAIALDERARFLIFDEPTASLSPDQAAHLLTVLEQLRARGMGILYVSHHLNEVFQIANRISVLRDGRLVDEFPVSDEDRQSARLRDRTIRAMLNKDAMDLYPARRKRPAASAPLVTIRNLSTPAGVSSVNLEIYPGEVVALTGLVGAGKTELVRALFGLDAVTSGEILWEGRKIVRNTPRAMIRRGAGFVPEDRHHQGLHLSHSVLENLSLPFLQGVKGFAGGVSRAREKALGETLRQAVGLVAPSLTIEARGLSGGNQQKVVFAKWLRIATKLLILDEPTKGVDVGARSGIYRLIRDMAERGVSVLMATSELDEAIGNADRILVMHRGRIVYETSEDIGTDALMRYATGGKGGMLHG
- a CDS encoding ABC transporter permease → MADVPTLSEPVQPAAKRAAADPKFLLGKYGTVAIFVLIILVFSILRPKFLTVSDFADILVSTSIMFFISLGVMSSLVVNGFDVSIGSIASLASMVAAGLMVLHKAPLWIAIVVPLAVGAAVGLVNALFIVRFKMPDLLVTLGMMFAVDGIQQTYSNGENIYPQMALSSGKTAPGTFWPGFNYIANGKLFGVPFPIILTVIIGAVMFYLFEKTRWGRQFYATGDNPEASRIAGIPVHRYRAFAYVLSGVLAAVGGLVLASLLGSGENEAGAPYLLNAVTATYMGFSVWGMNRANVVGTFVGALFLSVLLTGLTMLNVPYTAQNIFQGGLLILAIAFTAFSNRKRQA